A single region of the Drosophila miranda strain MSH22 chromosome 2, D.miranda_PacBio2.1, whole genome shotgun sequence genome encodes:
- the LOC108157219 gene encoding tctex1 domain-containing protein 2, producing the protein MAEEQLKEVNTNPASTSPVTNEPEKTAMKPNPPTPLSASAAGEGQQTEKAVQAAAYSMRPAFGEMFPLPIVKNIMNSVMTEKLKDKIYDKDVAKIWTLEIADEVNQKIASNPKVRRYKHVVQVMLGQELGAGGFYNSRCCWDCDCDTSVSEVFSNTSIFCVCTVFGTYQY; encoded by the exons ATGGCTGAGGAGCAGTTAAAAGAAGTAAATACCAATCCCGCGTCGACATCCCCAGTGACCAACGAACCAGAGAAGACTGCAATGAAACCAAATCCGCCAACACCGCTTTCAGCATCAGCTGCCGGTGAAGGGCAGCAGACAGAGAAGGCGGTTCAGGCAGCGGCCTACAGCATGCGACCGGCTTTTGGGGAAATGTTTCCTCTGCCCATTGTCAAGAACATCATGAACAGCGTTATGACCGAGAAACTGAAAG ACAAAATATACGACAAGGACGTGGCCAAGATATGGACGCTTGAGATTGCCGATGAAGTGAATCAGAAAATAGCCTCCAATCCCAAGGTGAGGCGCTACAAGCATGTGGTGCAGGTGATGCTTGGCCAGGAGCTCGGtgccgggggtttctataatTCGCGCTGCTGCTGGGACTGCGACTGTGATACCTCCGTCTCCGAGGTGTTCAGCAATACCAGTATATTTTGTGTGTGCACTGTCTTTGGCACCTATCAGTACTAA
- the LOC108154009 gene encoding uncharacterized protein LOC108154009, producing MPRFSLAIWLGVYLAHAHILAHYIQIDHEEFRASGFPHPHFPPPPMTPLDHLPQVLAAKELTPAEVMVDLTNDLTHRLLHYHSILNRNNFAFSPTALVSVLVALYEGSSSNSANELRNVLQLPNNRDVIRVGYRDIHRRLRTYFFGSDNPLKGLSMNKNNVTVLKDFETVLMFYGYDLSVDMVSSTPANITADSEMVSTTTPGNATTEDFEAETIATTTVKDVESTTEVPATTTTEEPTTTTEAPPETEPTTEAPPPESSGEETAEPAGEDEAAELVSAFVAEEEAEPLLRIQKARVSRLPTSKLQAPLKHSNPITPKPIYLPSARTETMPMMARQVSERKASNTRQIISISAPPSANGSYARKSKMSRYKRHALPYRDLDANLFLSLFSPQGPHPAPQPFQYPPSAAHFAPINNDFEPHFISGAAESKSNYNTDVISHVFYLGIHQIVHTTFKVYNAVLYFKYFEHLKMSVLELELDTPEYNLMILLPDYHTDIVAAAASLKLGPTLRLMRKQLKPRWVQAIIPDFKLHGTMFLTNDLQNMGICDVFEPNRADFRPMTDEKGVYVRHIEQSIDVNIRTHPINQLKRNYGAQTKPIQISVNHPFLFFIIDRELDVAVMSGRILNPLNVRIQ from the exons ATGCCTCGATTCTCGCTGGCGATCTGGCTGGGTGTCTACCTGGCGCACGCCCACATCCTCGCCCACTACATACAAATCGATCACGAAGAGTTTCGGGCCAGCGGCTTTCCGCATCCGCATTTCCCGCCCCCACCGATGACCCCACTCGATCACTTGCCACAGGTGCTGGCCGCCAAGGAGCTGACCCCGGCGGAGGTGATGGTCGATCTGACGAATGATCTCACCCACCGCCTGCTCCACTACCACTCCATACTGAATCGCAACAATTTTGCCTTCTCGCCGACGGCCCTGGTCAGTGTCCTGGTGGCCCTGTACGAGGGATCCTCCAGCAACAGTGCCAACGAGCTGCGCAACGTCCTGCAGTTGCCTAACAATCGTGATGTCATTCGCGTCGGATACCGCGACATACATCGACGACTACGG ACCTATTTCTTTGGCTCCGACAATCCCCTGAAGGGCCTCAGCATGAACAAGAACAATGTGACTGTCTTGAAGGACTTCGAGACAGTGCTCATGTTCTACGGCTACGATCTGAGTGTGGATATGGTGTCCTCCACGCCAGCAAATATTACGGCGGATTCTGAGATGGTAAGCACGACCACACCCGGAAATGCCACAACTGAGGATTTTGAAGCTGAGACCATCGCCACCACAACGGTTAAGGATGTAGAAAGCACCACTGAGGTGCCTGCCACGACGACCACAGAGGAGCCAACGACAACAACAGAAGCGCCGCCTGAAACGGAGCCAACTACCGAGGCACCACCCCCGGAGTCATCCGGCGAGGAGACGGCGGAGCCGGCTGGAGAGGATGAGGCAGCTGAGCTGGTGTCCGCCTtcgtggccgaggaggaggccgAGCCACTGCTGCGCATTCAAAAGGCTCGAGTCTCCCGACTACCCACCAGCAAGCTGCAGGCACCGCTCAAGCACTCCAATCCGATCACGCCGAAGCCCATCTATCTGCCGAGTGCGCGGACAGAGACCATGCCCATGATGGCCCGACAGGTGTCAGAGAGGAAGGCGTCAAACACTAGGCAGATCATTTCCATTTCAGCTCCCCCGTCGGCAAATGGTTCGTACGCGAGGAAGTCCAAGATGTCTCGGTACAAGCGACACGCTCTGCCATACAGGGATCTCGATGCGAATCTCTTTCTGTCGCTCTTCAGCCCGCAAGGACCACATCCAGCGCCTCAACCGTTTCAATACCCACCATCTGCAGCCCACTTTGCGCCCATCAACAACGACTTTGAGCCGCACTTTATCAGCGGGGCCGCCGAGAGTAAATCCAACTACAACACGGATGTCATCAGTCATGTGTTCTACCTGGGCATCCACCAGATTGTGCACACCACCTTCAAGGTGTACAATGCAGTGCTGTACTTCAAGTACTTTGAGCATCTAAAGATGAGCGTCCTGGAGCTGGAACTGGACACGCCAGAGTACAATCTCATGATTTTACTGCCCGACTACCACACGGACATTGTGGCTGCGGCGGCATCTCTGAAGCTCGGGCCTACGTTGCGCCTGATGCGCAAGCAGCTCAAGCCACGGTGGGTTCAGGCCATCATACCCGACTTTAAGCTGCACGGAACCATGTTCCTGACCAACGATCTGCAGAAT ATGGGCAT CTGTGATGTCTTCGAGCCTAATCGCGCCGATTTTCGACCCATGACTGATGAGAAAGGCGTCTATGTGCGACACATTGAGCAATCCATAGACGTAAACATTCGTACGCATCCCATCAATCAACTAAAGC GCAACTACGGTGCTCAAACGAAACCCATTCAGATCTCTGTGAACCATCCGTTTCTTTTTTTCATCATCGACCGAGAGCTGGACGTGGCTGTAATGTCGGGCCGCATACTGAATCCATTGAATGTGCGCATCCAATGA
- the LOC108154007 gene encoding putative gustatory receptor 85a, whose product MSSLKRLVQLSFGFFCALNGIVPIYFGFSSGKLHWSRVLAYYRIIHNFIVIGLTIKFIIDYWHFHTHVEQSRSKLMELNTFTHFTIVLLSLLSCMECAHRQQDRIYAMIEKLLDLDRLSIELGYIAPKSHQRYIALLVLAITPLLALRLFIHVGLNAIRTKLGFDFPCNCFLSECMILGMSSVGFGIMAEICQCWWRLQTGLKRTLLDDSLPDQLNQLLQLQRMFQCLIDITAEFCTVFKFVLLCFLVRNVWCGIVIGYMLVRIFCGHGVSELHLYQLYLAFVICIQPLLYSLLLNCLTHTTDSLMETTKEIVRESQGHELLVERSIQWFSLQLAWQHTNVHVYGTYRINRRLVFQSASVILLHVSYMVQSDYRSM is encoded by the exons ATGTCATCGCTGAAACGTTTGGTCCAATTGAGCTTCGGCTTTTTCTGTGCCCTAAACGGCATCGTGCCGATCTATTTTGGATTTAGTTCGGGAAAACTGCATTGGTCTCGCGTCCTCGCCTACTATCGCATTATTCACAACTTCATTGTCATTGGACTAACAATAAAGTTCATAATAGACTATTGGCATTTCCATACCCATGTGGAACAGTCGAGATCCAAGCTGATGGAGCTGAACACCTTTACCCACTTTACCATCGTTTTGTTGTCGTTGCTCAGCTGCATGGAGTGCGCCCATCGGCAGCAGGATCGGATCTACGCGATGATAGAAAAGCTCTTGGACCTGGATCGACTAAGCATCGAACTGGGGTACATTGCCCCGAAGTCCCATCAGCGATACATCGCCCTGCTGGTTCTCGCTATAACCCCATTGCTGGCCCTTCGCCTCTTCATTCATGTGGGCCTGAATGCGATTCGCACTAAGCTGGGCTTCGATTTCCCCTGCAATTGCTTCCTGTCCGAGTGTATGATCCTCGGGATGAGCTCGGTGGGTTTCGGAATCATGGCGGAAATATGCCAATGCTGGTGGAGGCTGCAGACTGGGCTGAAGCGGACTCTTCTGGATGATTCATTGCCAGATCAGCTGAACCaactgctgcagctgcagcggaTGTTCCAGTGCCTGATCGATATCACCGCTGAGTTCTGCACCGTCTTCAAGTTTGTGCTTCTGTGCTTTCTCGTTCGGAATGTCTGGTGTGGCATCGTGATCGGATATATGCTCGTTCGCATCTTCTGTGGCCATGGTGTCTCTGAGCTCCACCTCTATCAGCTCTATCTGGCGTTTGTCATCTGCATACAGCCCCTGCTCTATTCACTCCTCCTGAACTGTCTGACGCACACGACAGACTCACTCATGGAGACAACCAAAGAGATTGTGAGAGAATCGCAAGGACACGAACTTCTGGTGGAGCGAAGT ATCCAGTGGTTCTCCTTGCAACTGGCCTGGCAGCACACAAACGTCCACGTTTACGGGACCTATCGCATCAATCGACGGCTGGTTTTTCAAAGCGCCTCTGTCATTCTACTGCATGTTTCTTATATGGTCCAAAGCGACTATAGGTCTATGTGA